In one Acetobacter sp. genomic region, the following are encoded:
- a CDS encoding DUF488 domain-containing protein, translated as MTKVKCKTIYTIGHSTHSLDEFITLICHYHITFVADVRAFPYSRRNRDYNGNVLPEALGKVNVIYRHFPELGGRRPRSRTVAPTINAFWRVQSFHNYADYALSDKFQNGLATLIEASRYETVVLTCAEVLWWRCHRRIISDYLLSKGLTVIHILSLTNTQEGVLTPGAVVAPTGCLTYPLPESVCVQNDEKS; from the coding sequence ATGACCAAGGTTAAATGTAAGACGATTTATACGATTGGTCACTCTACGCATTCCCTTGACGAGTTTATAACACTTATTTGTCATTATCATATTACATTCGTGGCGGATGTTCGTGCGTTTCCGTATTCTAGACGTAATCGGGATTACAATGGTAATGTCCTGCCTGAAGCGCTTGGGAAAGTAAACGTTATTTATCGTCATTTTCCGGAGTTAGGCGGGAGACGTCCGCGGTCCAGAACCGTTGCACCTACGATTAATGCATTCTGGCGTGTGCAAAGTTTTCATAATTATGCCGACTATGCTTTAAGCGATAAATTTCAGAATGGTCTAGCAACTTTAATCGAAGCGAGCCGATATGAAACGGTTGTTTTAACGTGCGCAGAGGTTCTCTGGTGGCGGTGTCATCGGCGCATTATTTCAGATTACCTTCTTTCTAAAGGTTTGACGGTGATCCATATCCTGTCGTTGACGAATACGCAGGAAGGTGTTCTTACGCCTGGTGCTGTTGTCGCACCAACAGGTTGTTTAACATATCCTCTTCCAGAGTCCGTATGTGTCCAAAATGATGAGAAGTCATAA
- a CDS encoding DUF1971 domain-containing protein has product MKPYRITSEFNAITLPAGLRQRHATKAGVWAVIRILEGTATLVYVDTGEVRHLTSCEPGLIKPEQTHYLKLSGLVRLKLEFYDSDPVHSL; this is encoded by the coding sequence ATGAAACCGTATCGTATTACGTCGGAATTCAATGCGATAACCCTTCCCGCAGGTCTGCGTCAGCGTCATGCCACGAAGGCTGGCGTATGGGCAGTTATCCGTATTCTGGAAGGAACTGCGACGCTCGTGTACGTTGACACTGGAGAAGTCAGGCATCTGACATCTTGTGAACCAGGCCTTATCAAACCGGAGCAGACGCATTACCTAAAATTATCTGGTTTGGTCCGGCTAAAACTGGAGTTTTACGATTCTGATCCAGTTCATTCTTTGTGA
- a CDS encoding LLM class flavin-dependent oxidoreductase, translating to MRAVEQFDYEGEFYRVRGARSSVHPIQRPRPVFQAAGSSPEGFAFAMAHADLWAYRALGLEQIGTELERARLAARGLGRTIAGWAGGYNVILAKTDEAAWDLARETADFVANYIRLRQQEDPSFRPFSYGDAKAFELAADSREEGQFRPERALYTRLSALTGHGPSLVGTPDSVADYLTDHYRLGVSAITLGGLSELYGKDGEELLDPSTQELRRALVRTLRERTTQVDVEAARNPALVDHPRAIAEANA from the coding sequence TTGAGGGCTGTCGAGCAATTTGATTACGAAGGGGAGTTTTATCGAGTGCGGGGCGCACGTTCCTCCGTGCATCCCATTCAAAGGCCTCGACCAGTGTTTCAAGCTGCTGGTAGTTCTCCTGAAGGGTTTGCTTTTGCAATGGCCCACGCTGATCTTTGGGCCTATCGCGCTCTGGGATTAGAGCAAATTGGGACTGAACTGGAACGGGCACGGCTGGCGGCCAGAGGCCTGGGTCGCACAATTGCGGGGTGGGCAGGGGGGTATAACGTCATTCTGGCTAAAACCGATGAGGCGGCATGGGATTTAGCCCGAGAAACGGCAGACTTTGTTGCTAACTACATCCGTTTGCGCCAACAAGAGGATCCTTCCTTCAGACCTTTCTCTTATGGTGATGCAAAAGCGTTTGAATTGGCGGCTGATAGCCGTGAAGAAGGTCAATTCCGACCTGAGCGGGCACTGTATACAAGACTGTCTGCCCTGACGGGGCATGGACCTAGCTTGGTAGGCACCCCTGATTCTGTCGCCGATTATTTGACAGACCATTATCGACTGGGTGTTTCAGCAATTACGCTTGGCGGACTGAGCGAACTTTACGGAAAAGATGGTGAGGAACTGCTTGACCCATCCACGCAGGAACTGCGCCGCGCTCTAGTCCGGACACTACGCGAACGGACTACGCAGGTGGATGTAGAGGCAGCACGTAATCCTGCCCTGGTTGATCATCCCCGTGCGATTGCGGAGGCTAATGCGTGA
- a CDS encoding PAS domain-containing protein: MPNLSFVKTDQKNSPIICDDAIVRVHRSGIIELWDDNAVQMFGFAAEEAIGKSLDLIIPEKLRERHWKGWSYVVEQGATGFNSDRTLTVPALRRNGSQIVVVFNMDIIKNHSGNIDAIKVVFRDIRKQP, from the coding sequence ATGCCGAATTTAAGTTTTGTTAAGACAGATCAAAAGAATTCTCCCATTATTTGTGACGATGCGATTGTCCGGGTCCATCGCTCAGGCATCATCGAGTTGTGGGATGACAACGCAGTTCAGATGTTTGGCTTTGCGGCAGAGGAAGCTATTGGGAAGTCACTTGATCTGATTATACCGGAAAAATTACGTGAACGGCACTGGAAAGGTTGGTCTTATGTCGTGGAGCAGGGAGCAACAGGTTTTAATTCAGATCGTACACTCACCGTGCCGGCTTTAAGACGGAATGGTTCGCAGATTGTTGTTGTATTCAATATGGATATCATAAAAAACCATAGTGGAAATATCGATGCGATAAAGGTTGTTTTTCGTGATATCAGGAAGCAGCCATGA
- a CDS encoding DUF2945 domain-containing protein, translated as MSSQTFRIGDIVSWNSEAGYVTGKITKIHTSPFLVNGYHHHASGQEPQYEIVSQKTGHIAFHKASALQLQM; from the coding sequence ATGTCTTCACAAACCTTCAGAATTGGCGACATTGTTTCATGGAACTCTGAAGCCGGTTATGTCACAGGTAAAATTACGAAAATTCACACATCACCATTTCTCGTCAATGGGTATCATCATCATGCGTCAGGCCAGGAACCTCAATACGAGATTGTCAGCCAGAAAACTGGGCATATAGCATTTCACAAAGCGTCGGCCCTACAGCTACAGATGTAA
- a CDS encoding ArsR/SmtB family transcription factor: protein MDTESALAALSALSQSTRLEIFRLLVRHEPDGLPAGEVARYLDVPQNTISTHLATLTRAGLLTSQRHSRLIIYRACLPRLRDLMLFLVRDCCAGSPELCTPLVATLSSCCPSPESCS, encoded by the coding sequence ATAGATACAGAATCTGCCCTCGCTGCCCTAAGCGCCCTGTCACAGTCCACTCGGCTGGAGATTTTCCGCCTGCTGGTGCGCCACGAACCGGACGGCCTGCCTGCGGGCGAGGTCGCGCGGTATCTTGATGTCCCGCAAAACACGATCTCGACCCATCTCGCCACCCTGACGCGCGCGGGCCTGCTGACCTCGCAGCGCCACAGTCGGCTGATCATCTATCGCGCCTGTCTGCCGCGCCTGCGGGACCTGATGCTTTTCCTTGTCAGGGACTGCTGTGCAGGCAGCCCGGAACTCTGCACGCCCCTGGTCGCGACCCTGTCCTCCTGCTGTCCGTCCCCGGAATCCTGCTCATGA
- a CDS encoding HPP family protein: protein MSHFISLRASISGFVGIIASYSAGFILMPIESAAIIAPMGASAVLAFGVPASPLATPRAVILGNVLSATIGVIVSLILDVPLLIACALSVGLAIAAMNASKSLHPPGGASALTATLLHPGNHDLTTGFLFPFVPVGLNAVALTIAAIAYHRITGHTYPHRPQDIGASTVIQSYFTREDIYKALQSMPDTLDVEPGDIEQLLTIIDKNKYDLK from the coding sequence ATGAGTCATTTTATTTCATTACGTGCTTCTATTAGCGGGTTTGTTGGTATAATAGCATCTTATTCTGCCGGGTTTATCTTAATGCCAATTGAAAGTGCCGCCATTATTGCACCTATGGGTGCATCGGCCGTCCTTGCATTCGGTGTTCCAGCCAGTCCTTTAGCAACACCTCGAGCTGTGATTTTAGGAAATGTTCTTTCAGCAACGATTGGCGTCATAGTTTCGCTTATTCTCGATGTACCACTTCTTATCGCCTGCGCTCTTTCAGTAGGACTCGCAATCGCTGCAATGAACGCCTCAAAATCACTTCATCCTCCTGGAGGAGCGTCGGCACTCACAGCAACGCTCCTCCATCCTGGCAATCATGATCTTACGACTGGTTTCTTATTTCCTTTTGTGCCAGTCGGCCTGAATGCCGTCGCTTTGACCATTGCCGCCATTGCTTATCATCGGATTACTGGTCATACGTATCCACATCGTCCTCAGGACATCGGAGCTTCCACGGTAATTCAAAGTTATTTTACACGGGAAGATATTTACAAGGCGTTGCAATCAATGCCCGATACGCTTGATGTCGAACCCGGTGACATTGAACAATTATTAACCATCATTGATAAAAATAAATACGACTTAAAATAA
- a CDS encoding VIT1/CCC1 transporter family protein: MSRLHPLTERHAVEKLGWLRAAVLGANDGTLSTGSLIVGVASSHATHGNILIAGLSALVAGALSMAAGEYVSVSSQADSEHADVAREKQELATDWEGEVAELARIYQKRGLDEDLSRKVAVSLMKHDALGAHARDELGLSEATAARPIQAAFASATAFSSGALLPVLAAVLTPLAWVSWGVSLTSVVVLAVLGVVGAIAGGAAPLRPALRVTFWGIVAMIVTGGIGRLFGV; this comes from the coding sequence ATGTCACGTCTCCATCCTCTGACTGAACGTCATGCTGTCGAGAAACTGGGATGGCTACGTGCAGCTGTTCTCGGTGCCAATGACGGAACGCTGTCGACCGGCAGCCTCATCGTCGGCGTTGCCAGTTCTCATGCGACACACGGCAACATTCTCATCGCGGGACTGTCTGCGCTTGTCGCGGGAGCCCTGTCCATGGCGGCAGGCGAGTATGTCTCGGTCAGTTCCCAGGCGGATTCCGAACACGCCGACGTTGCCCGTGAAAAACAGGAGCTGGCAACGGATTGGGAGGGGGAAGTTGCCGAACTGGCTAGGATCTATCAAAAAAGAGGTCTGGATGAAGATCTCTCACGCAAGGTCGCCGTCTCTCTCATGAAACATGATGCGCTTGGCGCCCATGCAAGGGATGAACTGGGTCTGTCCGAGGCCACGGCGGCAAGACCCATACAGGCGGCATTCGCCTCGGCAACCGCCTTTTCATCTGGGGCATTGCTGCCCGTGCTGGCGGCGGTTCTGACCCCTCTGGCGTGGGTGTCCTGGGGCGTGTCCCTGACGTCCGTCGTGGTTCTCGCTGTTCTGGGCGTCGTTGGCGCGATTGCCGGCGGCGCGGCGCCTCTGCGCCCAGCACTGCGTGTGACGTTCTGGGGTATTGTTGCGATGATCGTCACGGGCGGAATCGGCCGTCTGTTCGGCGTGTGA
- a CDS encoding FAD-dependent monooxygenase — translation MSTPLHRRPVPGATVPGNAAITELPHLRLPQHSPVLVVGGGPVGLALALELSLRGVGVFLIERETEIAHDHVRARSFNRRLVEHLHRWGVWEELTKRWTVPPEWVGPPVVRTSLVGHDLVASTTSSSELDSDETIFSMAQRLGRPQYVLRSVLAEEAVRQGAVIAGGYEAVGVDENTSGGAVVRIRDLATGVEYQVAADFVVAADGSTSSVRRSAGITRSGINSTEKFYNVAVKVPHVFETLGTPPRANNIIYNKGFTNLFSLFDDVRWGFPVGPFPVGSKHSAEDFVAYAKNAIGSDIPVEFESAGPYLVGTRIADRFQIGRVFVAGDAAHVRPPGGNLAEGIGDVANFGWKIAAVLNGYAGPDLLDSYDQERRPHALRVAQHAYNASRYRTEIADYIKGMAIPDDCDHGEAAQQARANITRFLEQKKGWHNAIGVEFDERYDASSINLYRDSQHDHERAWDPFVYEDILLPGHRFPGAVGKQSVELIYGKTNSHFTLVSPEILPASVKSQWQQEAKSIGVVLDIIVEPALHDALASSEALEAVLVRPDQKISCRCDPKKVRPREILHHALGYNIKYSASVFHNTLQDGS, via the coding sequence GTGAGCACGCCCTTGCACCGCAGGCCGGTTCCCGGTGCAACTGTACCGGGTAATGCGGCAATAACAGAGCTGCCGCATCTCAGGCTACCGCAACATAGTCCAGTGCTGGTTGTGGGGGGTGGACCTGTGGGGCTTGCTCTTGCCCTTGAACTCTCTCTACGTGGGGTTGGGGTATTCCTGATCGAACGGGAGACAGAAATTGCGCATGATCACGTCCGTGCCCGGAGCTTTAACCGAAGGCTTGTCGAGCATTTGCATCGTTGGGGTGTGTGGGAGGAATTGACAAAACGCTGGACTGTACCGCCAGAGTGGGTTGGCCCTCCGGTTGTTCGGACATCTCTCGTCGGGCATGATTTGGTGGCTTCTACGACCTCATCATCTGAGTTGGATAGTGATGAAACTATCTTCTCAATGGCTCAACGGCTTGGTCGGCCACAATATGTCTTGCGTAGTGTGCTGGCAGAGGAAGCAGTCCGCCAAGGAGCCGTTATTGCCGGAGGTTATGAGGCCGTCGGTGTAGATGAAAACACCTCGGGTGGAGCAGTCGTCCGTATCCGGGATCTGGCTACGGGTGTTGAATATCAGGTCGCAGCAGATTTTGTGGTAGCGGCGGATGGCTCGACAAGCTCAGTGCGTCGCAGTGCGGGCATTACTCGTTCTGGAATTAACTCGACAGAAAAATTTTATAATGTCGCTGTGAAGGTTCCCCATGTTTTTGAAACTCTAGGCACTCCGCCACGCGCTAACAATATCATTTACAATAAAGGATTTACGAATCTTTTTAGCCTGTTTGACGATGTACGCTGGGGGTTTCCAGTTGGCCCGTTTCCTGTCGGCTCCAAGCATTCGGCCGAAGATTTTGTTGCCTATGCAAAGAATGCAATTGGATCTGATATTCCCGTCGAATTTGAATCAGCAGGTCCTTACCTTGTCGGCACACGTATCGCTGATCGTTTTCAGATCGGTCGGGTTTTTGTGGCAGGGGATGCTGCGCATGTACGTCCGCCAGGGGGAAATCTGGCTGAGGGTATTGGTGATGTTGCAAACTTTGGGTGGAAGATAGCTGCAGTCTTGAATGGATATGCAGGTCCTGACCTTTTAGACTCTTACGATCAGGAGCGCCGTCCTCATGCCCTGCGGGTCGCCCAGCATGCTTATAATGCAAGCCGTTATCGCACTGAGATAGCAGACTACATTAAGGGTATGGCAATCCCAGATGACTGCGATCATGGCGAGGCAGCCCAGCAGGCTAGAGCAAACATTACCCGCTTTTTGGAACAGAAAAAGGGGTGGCACAATGCCATTGGCGTAGAGTTTGATGAACGTTATGACGCGTCCTCGATCAACCTGTACCGCGATAGCCAGCATGATCATGAACGTGCCTGGGATCCCTTCGTTTACGAAGATATTCTGTTACCCGGACACCGTTTCCCTGGGGCGGTAGGCAAGCAGTCCGTAGAACTTATTTACGGAAAGACAAACAGTCACTTCACACTTGTAAGTCCAGAAATCCTACCTGCGTCTGTAAAGAGCCAATGGCAGCAGGAAGCAAAGAGTATCGGCGTTGTTCTTGATATAATTGTTGAACCCGCATTGCACGATGCACTGGCAAGTTCAGAGGCCCTTGAAGCCGTTCTGGTCCGTCCGGACCAGAAAATTTCGTGTCGCTGCGATCCAAAAAAGGTGCGGCCTCGTGAAATATTACATCATGCTCTTGGGTATAACATAAAATACTCAGCCTCTGTTTTCCATAATACTTTGCAGGATGGGTCGTGA
- a CDS encoding ABC transporter permease, producing MANSGQRLLVRRNDSSFQMLLAVVYLLLGILVLWPLMMILYGSCHSGSPLSGNAHWTFDGYRRLWQTLLSNGLFWKSALLSALVAALGIPGAIALAFIHARTDAPLKQVIPTLVVISMNISVLFYSISYGLFGNGFNGLLNIAWRHVSGSHAALFETESWAGIIFVGAICTAAHVYLFLIDSFRSFDGRLQEAALVCGASRFRSEINIALPLLLPVLSSVILVGLIGGLQQYESVVVLGKYDPSITIIGRKIADLITAPKPDYALSSTLGVFLIGLVLLAAWGQHRLLQNRDFTVVTGKAGAKQIARLGPWRWVGTAVVLLFGLVAVIFPFATIVIASLQSFPGRFDRLSLDGYAAVLANPILPQVLITTTLIAVVTGIASAGTAFAVVYLAVRIGGRQGSILRTITLLSLGLPGVAGVIATLWAYVSVPGLRSLYGTTWVMVAALTAGSLTSSVQIVHGALVQISRDLEEASLIAGRDRLQTVFRITMPLLLPTLKSAAFLVGTLVTGNLAVPQLLSAADTRTLALFSYSLYTGGHQTQAAVLLVVWVGFVLSLIITWNIASSLFRVLVFVLRQKNSSSYQSDKKASGVSAFVVGVRPSTNPLERPVSVQTQGASR from the coding sequence ATGGCAAACTCAGGACAAAGATTGCTTGTCAGAAGAAATGACAGCAGCTTTCAAATGCTGCTTGCTGTTGTTTATCTGTTGCTTGGAATTCTCGTTCTGTGGCCATTGATGATGATCCTTTATGGTTCATGCCATTCAGGGTCTCCACTCAGTGGCAATGCACACTGGACCTTCGATGGCTATCGCAGATTATGGCAGACACTTCTGTCTAACGGGTTATTCTGGAAATCAGCATTACTCTCTGCACTGGTGGCCGCACTTGGAATTCCGGGGGCTATAGCGCTTGCGTTCATTCATGCTCGCACCGATGCCCCACTTAAACAGGTAATTCCGACACTTGTTGTCATTTCGATGAATATCTCGGTTCTGTTTTATTCCATTTCATACGGGCTTTTTGGAAATGGTTTTAATGGTCTGCTTAATATCGCATGGAGGCATGTCAGTGGTAGCCATGCCGCGCTGTTCGAAACTGAATCCTGGGCGGGTATAATTTTTGTCGGAGCCATCTGCACGGCCGCCCATGTCTATCTGTTTTTGATCGACTCTTTCCGTTCTTTCGATGGGCGCCTGCAAGAAGCAGCACTGGTTTGCGGTGCCTCGCGCTTCCGTTCGGAAATAAACATTGCCCTGCCGCTTTTGCTCCCGGTGCTTTCCAGTGTGATCCTTGTCGGGCTGATCGGGGGTCTTCAGCAGTATGAAAGTGTCGTTGTATTGGGGAAATATGACCCTTCCATCACTATTATTGGCCGAAAGATCGCAGATCTGATTACCGCACCCAAGCCTGATTATGCACTTTCAAGCACGCTAGGGGTATTCCTGATCGGTTTGGTGCTTCTTGCAGCCTGGGGCCAACATCGTCTTTTGCAAAATCGCGATTTTACCGTTGTTACCGGCAAGGCGGGGGCGAAACAAATTGCACGTCTGGGCCCTTGGCGCTGGGTGGGAACTGCTGTTGTCCTTCTTTTTGGGCTAGTGGCTGTTATCTTCCCGTTTGCCACCATTGTCATCGCATCACTTCAGAGTTTTCCAGGTCGGTTTGATCGGTTGTCTCTCGATGGTTATGCTGCTGTGCTGGCGAACCCGATCCTGCCACAAGTACTCATTACAACGACACTGATTGCTGTCGTGACTGGCATTGCTTCTGCGGGCACTGCTTTTGCGGTTGTTTACCTGGCAGTTCGTATCGGTGGCAGACAGGGTAGCATCTTGCGCACGATCACTCTTCTATCTCTTGGTCTGCCAGGGGTTGCCGGAGTGATTGCGACATTATGGGCTTATGTCTCTGTTCCAGGACTGCGTAGTCTTTACGGTACGACATGGGTGATGGTGGCTGCATTGACTGCAGGCAGCCTGACAAGTTCTGTCCAGATTGTTCATGGGGCACTTGTTCAGATTTCGCGAGATCTTGAAGAAGCATCTCTCATTGCGGGTAGAGACCGCTTACAAACAGTGTTTCGTATCACCATGCCGTTGCTATTGCCTACCCTCAAGTCAGCCGCATTTCTCGTCGGCACACTCGTAACCGGCAATCTGGCGGTGCCTCAACTCCTGTCTGCCGCAGATACACGAACACTCGCCCTCTTTAGCTATAGTCTGTATACGGGCGGCCACCAAACCCAGGCTGCAGTGCTTCTGGTTGTATGGGTTGGTTTTGTGCTGTCTCTTATCATCACATGGAATATCGCATCGTCATTGTTTCGGGTTCTCGTTTTTGTTCTTCGGCAGAAAAACAGTTCCAGCTACCAGTCGGATAAAAAAGCGTCTGGAGTCTCAGCCTTTGTGGTCGGCGTCAGGCCCTCCACAAATCCTCTTGAAAGACCTGTCTCGGTACAAACGCAAGGAGCTTCACGATGA
- a CDS encoding efflux RND transporter permease subunit, producing the protein MCCEGSICILPRGTRSISGMFMVFLTAPLGLIGTVPTLLIFHQPFGFNAILGLIGLSGILMRNTLILIGQIKVNQAAGLDPFHSVVEATVQRARPVILTALAAVLAFIPLTESVFWGSLAYTLIGGTAAGTGLILMFLPALYAIWYHIKPTNEPDGGDPEVAKGFTGSAQV; encoded by the coding sequence ATGTGCTGCGAGGGATCGATCTGCATATTGCCGAGGGGGACCCGGTCTATCTCCGGCATGTTCATGGTGTTCCTGACCGCGCCGTTGGGGCTGATCGGAACTGTTCCGACCCTGCTGATCTTCCATCAGCCGTTCGGCTTCAACGCGATCCTGGGGCTGATCGGCTTGTCGGGCATCCTGATGCGCAACACGCTGATCCTGATCGGACAGATCAAGGTCAATCAGGCGGCGGGGCTCGATCCGTTCCATTCGGTGGTCGAGGCGACCGTGCAGCGTGCCCGTCCGGTTATCCTGACGGCCCTGGCGGCGGTGCTGGCCTTCATCCCGCTGACGGAATCGGTGTTCTGGGGATCGCTGGCCTATACGCTGATCGGCGGCACGGCGGCCGGAACCGGGCTGATCCTGATGTTCCTGCCAGCGCTTTATGCGATCTGGTATCACATAAAGCCGACGAACGAGCCTGACGGCGGCGATCCTGAGGTGGCGAAGGGATTCACGGGGTCTGCGCAGGTGTAA
- a CDS encoding DUF488 domain-containing protein, with product MKSRHDVRIKRVYDLPSEIDGVRVLVDRLWPRGLHKSDVKMDYWLKNAAPSPDLRHWFAHDPAHWDEFKLRYRHELSEGNSDIKKLENLMKKGRITLLYAAHDPLHNHALVLQKFLDEQDI from the coding sequence ATGAAATCTCGACACGACGTTCGGATAAAACGAGTTTACGATCTGCCTTCGGAAATAGATGGCGTTCGTGTTCTTGTGGATCGATTGTGGCCTCGAGGGTTGCACAAATCAGATGTTAAAATGGATTATTGGTTAAAGAATGCTGCCCCAAGCCCCGATCTTCGACACTGGTTTGCTCATGACCCGGCTCACTGGGATGAATTCAAACTGAGGTATCGTCATGAGCTTTCTGAAGGAAATTCCGACATCAAAAAACTTGAGAATCTTATGAAAAAAGGGAGGATCACTCTTCTTTATGCTGCGCATGATCCGCTTCATAATCACGCTCTTGTTCTCCAGAAATTTCTGGATGAGCAGGACATATAG
- a CDS encoding IS5 family transposase — protein sequence MKQAGFFDVEERLARLSGLGDQLEAFSRTVDFEVFRPELDKALAYSDGSKGGRPPFDPVLMFKILVIQTLNNLSDERTEYLINDRLSFMRFLGLGLSDRVPDARTVWLFRERLTQAGAIGGLFNRFDATLRNAGYLPMSGQILDATLVAAPKQRNTNAEKADLREGRIPQDWQDKPSKLSHKDRHARWTLKFTKAKRQEDGSIPATDLAIPFFGYKSHISIDRKFRLIRKWKTTDAAASDGARLREGLLDKSNTASTVWADTAYRSKANEDFMEKQGFVSKVHRKKPHLKPMPRHIQRSNAGKSVIRSRVEHVFADQKSQTGLFVRTVGITRATMRVGLANIVYNMRRFLLLERINAAA from the coding sequence ATGAAACAGGCGGGATTTTTTGACGTTGAAGAGCGGCTTGCTCGGTTAAGCGGTCTTGGCGACCAGCTTGAAGCGTTTTCCCGGACTGTGGATTTTGAGGTGTTCCGCCCGGAACTGGACAAGGCACTGGCCTATTCAGACGGGAGCAAAGGCGGGCGTCCACCGTTTGATCCGGTGCTGATGTTCAAGATCCTGGTGATCCAGACACTCAACAATCTGTCCGATGAACGGACGGAATACCTGATCAACGACCGTCTCTCCTTCATGCGCTTTTTAGGTCTGGGGCTGTCGGACCGTGTACCTGATGCCAGAACGGTATGGCTGTTTCGAGAGCGTCTGACCCAGGCTGGTGCGATTGGTGGTCTGTTCAATCGCTTTGACGCAACCCTGCGTAACGCTGGTTATCTGCCGATGTCAGGCCAGATCCTGGATGCCACGCTGGTAGCGGCTCCGAAGCAGCGCAATACCAATGCGGAGAAGGCGGATCTGCGTGAAGGACGGATCCCTCAGGACTGGCAGGACAAGCCGTCAAAGCTGTCCCACAAGGACAGGCATGCGCGCTGGACCCTGAAGTTCACGAAAGCGAAGCGACAGGAGGACGGGAGTATCCCTGCAACAGATCTGGCCATCCCGTTCTTTGGCTATAAATCGCACATCTCCATCGACCGGAAATTTCGGCTGATCCGCAAATGGAAGACGACAGATGCCGCCGCCAGTGATGGCGCGCGATTGAGGGAGGGCCTGCTTGATAAAAGCAATACAGCTTCAACGGTCTGGGCAGACACAGCCTACCGCTCAAAAGCCAATGAGGACTTCATGGAAAAGCAGGGCTTTGTCTCGAAGGTTCACAGGAAAAAGCCGCATCTCAAGCCTATGCCACGCCATATCCAGAGATCCAACGCAGGAAAGTCCGTTATCCGGTCGCGTGTCGAGCATGTCTTTGCCGATCAGAAATCACAGACGGGGCTGTTCGTCCGAACCGTAGGCATAACGCGGGCCACCATGAGGGTCGGGCTGGCCAATATCGTCTATAATATGCGCCGCTTTCTCCTCTTGGAGCGGATTAACGCCGCCGCGTAG
- a CDS encoding helix-turn-helix domain-containing protein: protein MLEYVAKQFRNNTSQTSSNYHCSGSQRLFCYLVKLSIIQDNRKKVVLPHSKSLVAAELCITPENLSRIITRFRGEILEVNGSEITILNYAQLISLCGHIRA from the coding sequence ATGCTGGAATATGTTGCAAAACAATTTAGGAATAATACTAGTCAGACGAGTTCTAATTATCATTGTAGTGGTTCACAGCGCTTGTTCTGTTATCTTGTGAAACTTTCCATTATACAGGACAATAGGAAAAAAGTCGTACTTCCGCATAGCAAATCTCTAGTGGCAGCGGAGCTTTGCATAACACCTGAAAATTTATCCCGTATTATAACACGGTTTCGTGGTGAAATTTTAGAAGTAAACGGTTCGGAAATAACGATTTTAAATTATGCTCAGTTAATTAGTCTTTGCGGACACATTAGGGCTTAA